In Pseudomonas oryzicola, one DNA window encodes the following:
- the yaaA gene encoding peroxide stress protein YaaA: protein MLTVISPAKTLDYDTPPVTERYTLPQYLDDSQELIRQLRELSPAQISELMHLSDKLAGLNAARFGSWTPDFTPANAKQALLAFKGDVYTGLDAESLGEDDFSYAQEHLRMLSGLYGLLRPLDLMQPYRLEMGTKLANARGKDLYAFWGTRISEWLNQALAEQGDDVLLNLASNEYFSAVKRSALKARVINVDFKDLKNGQYKIISFYAKKARGMMSRFVIQRRISDPEQLKQFDVQGYYYSAEQSKPDHLVFLRDHPSE, encoded by the coding sequence ATGCTGACGGTGATTTCCCCCGCCAAGACCCTCGACTACGACACCCCGCCGGTGACCGAGCGTTACACCCTGCCGCAATACCTGGACGACTCCCAGGAACTGATTCGGCAACTGCGCGAACTGTCGCCAGCGCAGATCAGCGAACTGATGCATTTGTCCGACAAGCTCGCCGGCCTGAATGCAGCGCGCTTTGGCAGCTGGACCCCGGACTTCACCCCGGCCAATGCCAAGCAGGCACTGCTGGCGTTCAAGGGTGACGTGTACACCGGCCTCGATGCCGAAAGCCTGGGCGAGGACGACTTCAGCTACGCCCAGGAGCACCTGCGCATGCTCTCGGGCTTGTACGGCCTGCTGCGCCCGCTGGACCTGATGCAGCCTTATCGCCTGGAAATGGGCACCAAGCTCGCCAATGCCCGCGGCAAGGACCTGTACGCGTTCTGGGGCACGCGCATCAGCGAATGGTTGAACCAGGCCCTGGCCGAGCAGGGCGATGACGTGCTGCTCAACCTGGCCAGCAACGAATACTTCAGCGCGGTGAAACGCAGCGCATTGAAGGCGCGGGTAATCAACGTCGATTTCAAGGACTTGAAGAACGGCCAGTACAAGATCATCAGTTTCTACGCCAAGAAGGCACGGGGGATGATGAGCCGCTTCGTGATCCAGCGGCGCATCAGCGACCCGGAACAGCTCAAGCAGTTCGATGTGCAGGGCTACTACTACAGTGCCGAGCAGTCGAAACCGGACCACCTGGTGTTCCTGCGCGATCATCCTTCCGAGTGA
- a CDS encoding polysaccharide deacetylase family protein: MRIASALLAGLLSLAVQAAPLPQVSLDRSLWPEQLDSPALFDVASRAEILSFAQVLHESELLDEAALATRLGLRQINLQKVRLVRARMWQRLWQGYQQAQRSCEQDASFCYPVTSMAELRTQAATFAADVGTFYTGWIEPSHQFHVQYLDEQLRKAALLPQTSSEVERLSARERNGDELNDRMFLLTFVGGPGPEGGTTDQLTDYLRRQKLAGTFFVLGNRLQQRRDAGAATALRQLYGGQCVGIQGWEYRSHAQWTGWQDSLRRSQAGVQADLPQQYVPLFRPPYGQRRADGETFMASQQLRVSLWDIDAQDDGALTAQASAQRVLTLMLLWRKGVIQFHDGLPKAQPALDWLLRNTAQSGIGWEGCREYGYREPGV; the protein is encoded by the coding sequence GTGCGCATTGCCTCTGCCTTGCTGGCCGGCCTGTTGAGCCTGGCCGTGCAAGCCGCCCCATTACCCCAGGTAAGCCTGGACCGCAGCCTGTGGCCCGAACAGCTGGACAGCCCGGCATTGTTCGATGTGGCCTCGCGGGCGGAAATCCTTTCGTTCGCCCAGGTGCTGCACGAAAGCGAGCTGCTGGACGAGGCGGCGCTGGCCACCCGGTTGGGGCTGCGGCAGATCAACCTGCAGAAGGTGCGCCTGGTGCGGGCGCGCATGTGGCAGCGGCTGTGGCAAGGCTATCAACAGGCGCAACGCAGTTGCGAGCAGGATGCGTCGTTCTGTTATCCGGTGACCTCGATGGCAGAGTTGCGCACGCAGGCAGCAACCTTCGCTGCCGATGTCGGCACGTTCTACACCGGCTGGATCGAACCCAGCCACCAGTTCCATGTGCAGTACCTCGACGAGCAACTGCGCAAGGCCGCGTTGCTGCCGCAAACCAGTAGCGAGGTGGAGCGGCTGTCGGCGCGCGAGCGCAATGGTGATGAACTGAATGACCGCATGTTCCTGCTGACCTTCGTCGGTGGGCCCGGGCCTGAAGGTGGTACAACCGACCAGCTCACCGATTACCTGCGTCGGCAGAAGCTTGCAGGTACGTTCTTCGTGCTCGGCAACCGCCTGCAGCAACGCCGCGACGCCGGTGCGGCTACCGCCTTGCGCCAGCTCTATGGCGGCCAGTGCGTGGGCATCCAGGGCTGGGAATATCGCTCCCATGCGCAGTGGACGGGCTGGCAGGACTCGCTGCGGCGCAGCCAGGCGGGGGTGCAGGCCGACCTGCCGCAGCAATATGTACCGTTGTTCCGGCCGCCTTATGGGCAACGCCGCGCCGACGGCGAGACGTTCATGGCCAGCCAGCAACTGCGGGTATCGTTGTGGGATATCGATGCCCAGGATGATGGCGCGCTGACGGCGCAAGCCTCGGCGCAGCGGGTGCTGACCTTGATGCTGCTGTGGCGCAAGGGCGTGATTCAGTTCCATGACGGCTTGCCCAAGGCGCAGCCGGCGCTGGATTGGTTGCTGCGCAATACCGCCCAGAGCGGTATCGGCTGGGAAGGGTGTCGCGAATATGGATACCGCGAACCAGGGGTGTGA
- a CDS encoding PhoH family protein — MDDQGRNSSSSKPILYVLDTNVLIHDPNALLNFEEHHVAIPMTVLEELDKLKTGKQSIAAECRQAIRLIDQTLGDASPNDVEQGVPIQRGKSGPKGFLSILMTPRNEPNKLLPENLNDNIIINQLLEVRARRTDLDVVLVTKDINMRLKARACGIAAEDYSTDQLVDDVSLLSKGYHSVTGSFWDRVSKVDTRQERGRTWHRVQLIDNLPAVHVNEFIIDEQGFVGWIKGIRNDELLLLDLHQEPLLHQEAWGLKPRDIHQSLALFALLDPDIHLVNLTGAAGSGKTILALAAAIEQTMVSKRYRRIIATRSVQGLDQEIGFLPGTEAEKMEPWLGAITDNLEALHMDDESTHGSVEYILERVPLQFKSLNYIRGRSFQQSLILIDECQNLTPHQMKTIITRAGSGSKVVCLGNLAQIDTPYLSATSSGLTYLTERFKDFPHGVHITLQGVPRSVLAEYAESHL, encoded by the coding sequence ATGGATGACCAAGGACGCAACTCTTCCTCCAGCAAGCCAATCCTGTATGTGCTCGATACCAACGTCCTGATTCACGACCCTAACGCGTTACTCAACTTCGAGGAGCACCATGTCGCCATCCCGATGACGGTGCTGGAGGAACTCGACAAGCTCAAGACCGGCAAGCAGAGCATCGCTGCCGAATGCCGCCAGGCCATTCGCCTGATCGACCAGACCCTAGGTGACGCTTCGCCCAACGATGTCGAGCAGGGCGTGCCGATCCAGCGTGGCAAGAGTGGGCCCAAGGGCTTCCTGTCGATCCTGATGACCCCGCGCAACGAGCCTAACAAGCTGCTGCCGGAAAACCTCAACGACAACATCATCATCAACCAGTTGCTCGAAGTAAGGGCCCGGCGCACCGACCTGGACGTGGTGCTGGTCACCAAGGACATCAACATGCGCCTTAAGGCGCGCGCCTGTGGCATCGCGGCCGAGGACTACAGCACCGACCAGCTGGTCGATGACGTGTCCTTGCTGTCCAAGGGCTATCATTCGGTCACCGGCTCGTTCTGGGACCGGGTAAGCAAGGTCGATACCCGCCAGGAGCGTGGCCGCACCTGGCACCGGGTGCAATTGATCGACAATCTGCCGGCAGTGCATGTCAATGAGTTCATCATCGATGAGCAGGGCTTCGTCGGCTGGATCAAGGGTATCCGCAACGATGAGCTGCTGTTGCTCGACCTGCACCAGGAGCCACTGCTGCACCAGGAAGCCTGGGGCCTCAAGCCTCGCGATATCCACCAGAGCCTGGCGCTGTTCGCCCTGCTCGACCCGGATATCCACCTGGTCAACCTGACCGGCGCCGCCGGTTCCGGCAAGACCATCCTGGCCCTGGCCGCAGCCATCGAGCAGACCATGGTCAGCAAGCGCTACCGGCGCATCATCGCCACCCGCAGCGTGCAGGGGCTGGACCAGGAGATCGGCTTCCTGCCGGGCACCGAGGCGGAGAAGATGGAGCCCTGGCTGGGCGCCATCACCGATAACCTCGAAGCCTTGCACATGGATGACGAAAGCACCCATGGCAGTGTCGAGTACATCCTTGAACGTGTGCCGTTGCAGTTCAAGTCGCTGAACTACATCCGTGGTCGCAGCTTCCAGCAAAGCCTGATCCTGATCGACGAGTGCCAGAACCTGACGCCGCACCAGATGAAAACCATCATCACCCGTGCTGGCTCCGGGTCCAAGGTGGTCTGCCTGGGCAACCTGGCGCAGATCGACACCCCCTACCTGTCCGCGACCAGCTCGGGTCTGACCTACCTGACCGAGCGCTTCAAGGACTTCCCTCATGGCGTGCACATCACCTTGCAGGGCGTGCCCCGCTCGGTGCTGGCCGAGTACGCCGAGTCGCATCTGTAA
- the moaC gene encoding cyclic pyranopterin monophosphate synthase MoaC, producing the protein MLTHLDSQGRANMVDVTEKAVTEREATAEARVRMLPQTLQMIVDGEHPKGDVFAVARIAGIQAAKKTSDLIPLCHPLMLTSVKVELGAEGQDAVRIVARCKLAGQTGVEMEALTAASVAALTIYDMCKAVDKGMVIEQVRLLEKLGGKSGHYKVDA; encoded by the coding sequence GTGCTGACACATCTTGATTCCCAGGGGCGGGCCAACATGGTCGACGTCACTGAAAAGGCCGTGACCGAGCGCGAGGCCACTGCCGAGGCGCGGGTGCGCATGTTGCCGCAGACCCTACAGATGATCGTCGACGGCGAGCACCCCAAGGGCGATGTGTTCGCCGTGGCGCGCATTGCCGGAATCCAGGCAGCGAAAAAGACCAGCGACCTGATCCCGTTGTGCCACCCGTTGATGCTGACCAGCGTCAAGGTCGAACTCGGTGCCGAGGGGCAGGATGCCGTGCGCATCGTTGCCCGCTGCAAGCTGGCTGGCCAGACCGGGGTGGAGATGGAGGCACTGACCGCGGCCAGCGTAGCCGCGCTGACGATCTATGACATGTGCAAGGCAGTGGACAAGGGCATGGTCATCGAGCAGGTGCGGCTGTTGGAAAAACTTGGCGGCAAGAGCGGCCACTACAAGGTGGATGCGTGA
- a CDS encoding MoaD/ThiS family protein has protein sequence MKVKVMYFARYRELLGVDAERVEGAFKVLDDVRQALVAKGGQYQVLAEQNLMCARNEELCKLDEALEEGDEVAFFPPVTGG, from the coding sequence ATGAAGGTCAAGGTGATGTACTTCGCCCGTTACCGCGAACTGCTGGGTGTGGATGCCGAGCGGGTAGAGGGCGCTTTCAAGGTGCTGGACGATGTGCGCCAGGCCCTGGTCGCCAAGGGCGGGCAATATCAGGTGCTGGCCGAGCAGAACCTGATGTGCGCGCGCAACGAAGAGCTGTGCAAGCTCGACGAAGCGTTGGAAGAGGGCGATGAAGTGGCGTTCTTCCCACCGGTGACCGGAGGCTGA
- the moaE gene encoding molybdopterin synthase catalytic subunit MoaE, with translation MAVRVQAGAFDPGAETNAMHAANVGVGAVVAFVGYVRDFNDGREVAGMFLEHYPGMTEKALAKIVVEAEQRWPLLKVEVLHRIGALEPGEPIVFAGVASAHRQAAFDACNFIMDYLKTRAPFWKKENTQEGARWVEGKQSDQDAAGRW, from the coding sequence ATGGCAGTGCGAGTACAGGCAGGCGCGTTCGACCCGGGTGCCGAGACCAACGCCATGCACGCTGCCAATGTCGGCGTGGGTGCGGTGGTCGCCTTTGTCGGCTATGTACGGGACTTCAACGATGGCCGGGAAGTGGCGGGGATGTTCCTCGAACACTATCCGGGCATGACCGAAAAGGCCCTGGCCAAGATCGTGGTCGAGGCCGAGCAGCGTTGGCCGTTGCTCAAGGTCGAGGTGCTGCACCGTATCGGAGCGCTGGAACCGGGTGAACCGATCGTGTTCGCGGGCGTGGCCAGTGCCCACCGGCAGGCGGCGTTCGATGCCTGCAACTTCATCATGGACTACCTGAAGACCCGGGCGCCGTTCTGGAAGAAGGAAAATACCCAGGAAGGGGCAAGGTGGGTGGAAGGGAAGCAGAGTGACCAGGATGCCGCCGGGCGCTGGTAG
- the rhlB gene encoding ATP-dependent RNA helicase RhlB yields the protein MLKALKKIFGKGDAAPQAVAPAASVTAPAPATDARPAAKPTAPRATPAPKAEQPAVVAPAADKPAKDKPRRERKPKPQANLWKPEDFVVEPQEGKTRFHDFKLSNELMHAIHDLGFPYCTPIQAQVLGYTLRGQDAIGRAQTGTGKTAAFLISIISQLQQTPPPKERYMGEPRALIIAPTRELVVQIAKDAIALTKYTGLNVMSFVGGMDFDKQLKALEARHCDILVATPGRLLDFNQRGEVHLDMVEVMVLDEADRMLDMGFIPQVRQIIRQTPPKSERQTLLFSATFTDDVMNLAKQWTTNPAIVEIEPENVASETVEQHVYAVAGSDKYKLLYNLVTQNKWERVMVFANRKDEVRRIEEKLVRDGINAAQLSGDVPQHKRIRTLENFREGRITVLVATDVAGRGIHIDGISHVINFTLPEDPDDYVHRIGRTGRAGTSGVSISFAGEDDSYQLPAIEELLGRKIKCEMPPDELLKSVPRKHH from the coding sequence GTGCTCAAGGCACTCAAGAAAATATTCGGCAAGGGAGACGCCGCGCCACAGGCCGTCGCTCCTGCTGCCAGCGTGACGGCGCCTGCGCCCGCCACCGACGCCCGGCCAGCGGCAAAACCGACCGCCCCGCGCGCCACCCCTGCGCCCAAGGCTGAACAACCTGCTGTCGTTGCGCCAGCCGCCGACAAGCCGGCCAAGGACAAACCGCGCCGTGAGCGCAAGCCCAAGCCGCAGGCCAACCTGTGGAAGCCGGAAGACTTCGTGGTCGAGCCGCAGGAAGGCAAGACCCGCTTCCACGACTTCAAGCTGTCCAACGAGCTGATGCACGCCATCCACGACCTGGGCTTCCCATACTGCACGCCGATCCAGGCGCAGGTACTGGGTTACACCCTGCGTGGCCAGGACGCCATCGGCCGGGCCCAGACCGGTACCGGCAAGACCGCAGCGTTCCTGATCTCGATCATTTCCCAGTTGCAGCAGACACCGCCGCCCAAGGAACGCTACATGGGTGAGCCACGCGCGCTGATCATCGCCCCCACCCGCGAACTGGTGGTACAGATCGCCAAGGACGCCATCGCCCTGACCAAGTACACCGGTCTCAACGTCATGAGCTTCGTCGGTGGCATGGACTTCGACAAACAGCTCAAGGCCCTGGAAGCGCGCCACTGCGACATCCTGGTCGCCACCCCCGGCCGTCTGCTGGACTTCAACCAGCGTGGCGAGGTGCACCTGGACATGGTCGAGGTGATGGTACTGGACGAGGCCGACCGCATGCTCGACATGGGCTTCATCCCACAGGTGCGCCAGATCATTCGTCAGACACCGCCGAAAAGCGAGCGCCAGACCTTGCTGTTCTCCGCCACCTTCACCGACGACGTGATGAACCTGGCCAAGCAGTGGACCACCAACCCGGCCATCGTCGAGATCGAGCCGGAGAACGTGGCCAGCGAAACGGTGGAACAGCACGTGTATGCCGTTGCCGGCAGCGACAAGTACAAACTGTTGTACAACCTGGTGACCCAGAACAAGTGGGAACGGGTGATGGTATTCGCCAACCGCAAGGACGAAGTGCGGCGCATCGAGGAAAAACTGGTGCGCGACGGCATCAATGCCGCCCAGTTGTCGGGCGACGTGCCACAGCACAAGCGTATCCGTACCCTGGAGAACTTCCGCGAAGGGCGCATCACCGTGCTGGTGGCTACCGACGTGGCCGGGCGTGGCATCCACATCGATGGCATCAGCCACGTGATCAACTTCACCTTGCCGGAAGACCCGGACGACTACGTGCACCGCATTGGCCGTACCGGCCGCGCGGGGACCAGTGGCGTGTCGATCAGCTTTGCCGGCGAGGATGACTCCTACCAGCTACCGGCGATCGAAGAGCTGCTGGGGCGCAAGATCAAGTGCGAGATGCCGCCGGATGAACTCCTGAAGTCGGTACCGCGCAAGCACCATTGA
- a CDS encoding alpha/beta hydrolase: MTNPLILEPQKTADACVIWLHGLGADRYDFLPVAEFMQERLLTTRFIMPQAPTRPVTINGGYAMPSWYDIKAMTPARAIDEAQLEESADQVIALIKAEQAKGINLSRIFLAGFSQGGAVVLHTAYIKWQEALGGVIALSTYAPTFNDQHQLSACQQRTPALCLHGVHDPVVIPSMGRTAFEYLNTWGIAARWHEYPMEHEVVVEELNDIHDWLARQLQ; the protein is encoded by the coding sequence ATGACCAACCCGCTGATTCTCGAACCGCAAAAAACCGCCGACGCTTGTGTGATCTGGTTGCACGGTCTGGGTGCTGACCGTTACGACTTCCTACCGGTTGCCGAATTCATGCAGGAGCGTCTGCTCACTACCCGCTTCATCATGCCCCAGGCGCCGACCCGCCCAGTGACCATCAATGGCGGCTATGCCATGCCCAGCTGGTATGACATCAAGGCCATGACCCCGGCCCGCGCCATCGACGAAGCACAACTGGAGGAATCGGCCGACCAGGTCATTGCCCTGATCAAGGCCGAGCAAGCCAAAGGCATCAACCTGTCGCGAATCTTCCTGGCCGGCTTTTCCCAGGGCGGCGCGGTGGTGCTGCACACAGCTTATATAAAGTGGCAGGAAGCCCTGGGGGGCGTGATCGCCCTGTCCACCTACGCCCCCACTTTCAATGACCAGCATCAGCTGAGCGCGTGCCAGCAACGCACCCCGGCCCTGTGCCTGCATGGCGTGCACGACCCGGTAGTGATCCCATCCATGGGCCGCACCGCTTTCGAGTACTTGAATACCTGGGGCATCGCGGCCCGCTGGCACGAATACCCGATGGAGCACGAAGTGGTGGTGGAAGAGCTGAACGACATTCACGACTGGCTGGCCAGGCAACTGCAATAA
- a CDS encoding amino acid ABC transporter substrate-binding protein: MKMLKTTLAVLTAAAALGAVSNAQAGATLDAVKKKGFVQCGVSDGLPGFSVPDAQGKIVGIDADVCRAVAAAVFGDATKVKFSQLNAKERFTALQSGEVDVLSRNTTWTSSRDAGMGLVFAGVTYYDGVGFLANKKLGVSSAKELDGATICIQAGTTTELNVSDYFRANGLKYTPITFDTSDESAKSLESGRCDVLTSDKSQLFAQRSKLAAPTEYVVLPETISKEPLGPVVRKGDEEWFSIVKWTLFAMLNAEEAGITSKNVEAEAKATKNPDVARLLGADGEYGKDLKLPKDWVVQIVKQVGNYGEVFEKNLGQGTDLKIDRGMNALWNNGGIQYAPPVR, translated from the coding sequence ATGAAGATGTTGAAAACCACCCTGGCAGTCCTGACCGCTGCCGCTGCGCTGGGCGCCGTGAGCAACGCCCAGGCCGGCGCCACCCTCGATGCGGTAAAGAAGAAGGGCTTCGTCCAGTGTGGCGTGAGCGACGGTCTTCCAGGCTTCTCGGTACCTGATGCGCAGGGCAAGATCGTCGGTATCGACGCCGACGTTTGTCGTGCCGTGGCCGCCGCCGTGTTCGGCGATGCCACCAAGGTCAAGTTCAGCCAGCTCAACGCCAAGGAACGCTTCACCGCGCTGCAGTCGGGCGAAGTCGACGTGCTGTCGCGCAACACCACCTGGACCAGCTCGCGCGATGCCGGCATGGGCCTGGTATTCGCCGGCGTTACCTACTACGACGGCGTTGGCTTCCTGGCCAACAAAAAGCTGGGTGTATCCAGCGCCAAGGAACTCGATGGCGCGACCATCTGCATCCAGGCCGGTACCACCACCGAGCTGAACGTGTCGGACTACTTCCGCGCCAATGGCCTGAAGTACACCCCGATCACCTTCGACACCTCGGACGAAAGTGCCAAGTCGCTGGAGTCGGGCCGTTGCGACGTGCTGACCTCGGACAAGTCGCAGTTGTTCGCCCAGCGCTCCAAGCTGGCCGCGCCGACCGAGTACGTGGTACTGCCGGAAACCATCTCCAAGGAACCGCTGGGCCCGGTGGTGCGTAAAGGCGACGAAGAATGGTTCAGCATCGTCAAGTGGACCCTGTTCGCCATGCTCAACGCCGAAGAGGCTGGCATCACCTCGAAGAACGTCGAGGCCGAGGCCAAGGCTACCAAGAACCCGGACGTCGCCCGCCTGCTGGGTGCGGACGGCGAGTACGGCAAGGACCTCAAGCTGCCCAAGGACTGGGTAGTGCAGATCGTCAAGCAAGTCGGCAACTATGGCGAAGTGTTCGAGAAGAACCTGGGCCAGGGTACCGACCTGAAGATCGACCGTGGCATGAACGCCCTGTGGAACAACGGCGGCATCCAGTACGCGCCACCTGTGCGCTGA
- a CDS encoding amino acid ABC transporter permease, with the protein MQNRIGAQKGLSLSDPRVRAWLFQILTIAFVVGLGWYLFHNTQTNLQHRGITSGFDFLDRSAGFGIAQHLIPYVESDSYARVFVIGLLNTLLVTFIGVVLATILGFIIGVARLSPNWMINKLATVYVETFRNIPPLLQILFWYFAVFLTLPGPRGSINLQDTFFISNRGLNMPGATMADGFWPFVIALGLSVLAIVAMVRYANKRFDETGEPFHKFWVGLALFIAIPGACVSLFGSPVHWEVPQLKGFNFVGGWVLIPELLALTLALTIYTAAFIAEIVRSGIRSVSHGQTEAARSLGLREGPTLRKVIIPQALRVIIPPLTSQYLNLAKNSSLAAGIGYPEMVSLFAGTVLNQTGQAIEVIAITMSVYLAISISISLLMNWYNKRIALIER; encoded by the coding sequence ATGCAAAATCGAATTGGCGCACAAAAGGGGTTATCCCTGAGCGATCCACGTGTGCGTGCGTGGCTGTTCCAGATCCTCACGATAGCCTTCGTGGTCGGTCTGGGCTGGTATCTGTTCCACAATACCCAGACCAACCTGCAACACCGAGGTATCACCTCGGGCTTCGACTTCCTCGACCGCAGTGCCGGCTTCGGCATCGCCCAGCACCTGATTCCCTACGTGGAATCCGACAGCTATGCGCGGGTGTTCGTCATCGGCCTGCTCAACACCCTGTTGGTGACCTTCATCGGCGTGGTACTGGCGACCATTCTCGGCTTCATTATCGGTGTGGCACGGCTGTCGCCGAACTGGATGATCAACAAGCTGGCGACGGTGTACGTGGAAACCTTCCGCAACATCCCGCCGTTGCTGCAGATCCTGTTCTGGTACTTCGCCGTGTTTCTGACCCTGCCGGGGCCGCGCGGCAGCATCAACCTCCAGGACACCTTCTTCATCAGCAACCGTGGCCTGAACATGCCCGGTGCGACCATGGCCGACGGCTTCTGGCCGTTCGTCATTGCCCTGGGCCTGAGCGTGCTGGCCATCGTCGCGATGGTGCGCTACGCCAACAAACGCTTCGACGAAACCGGCGAGCCATTCCACAAGTTCTGGGTGGGCCTGGCGCTGTTCATCGCCATCCCGGGGGCCTGTGTATCGCTGTTTGGCAGCCCGGTGCACTGGGAAGTGCCGCAATTGAAAGGATTCAACTTCGTCGGTGGCTGGGTGCTGATCCCCGAGCTGCTGGCGCTGACCCTGGCGTTGACCATCTATACCGCCGCGTTCATCGCCGAGATCGTGCGTTCCGGTATCCGCTCGGTCAGCCATGGCCAGACCGAGGCCGCGCGCTCGCTGGGCCTGCGCGAGGGCCCGACCCTGCGCAAGGTGATCATCCCCCAGGCACTGCGGGTGATCATTCCGCCGCTGACCAGCCAGTACCTGAACCTGGCGAAGAACTCGTCGCTGGCGGCCGGTATCGGCTACCCGGAGATGGTCTCGCTGTTCGCCGGTACCGTGCTCAACCAGACCGGCCAGGCCATCGAGGTGATAGCCATCACCATGAGTGTCTATCTCGCCATCAGCATCAGCATTTCGCTGCTGATGAACTGGTACAACAAGCGCATTGCGTTGATCGAGCGGTGA
- a CDS encoding amino acid ABC transporter permease yields MNAHVFKPDMPPPVKTVGVLAWMRANLFSSWLNTLLTLFAIYLVWLIVPPLLQWAFIDANWVGTTRADCTKEGACWVFVQQRFGQFMYGYYPTELRWRVDLTVWLAVLGAAPLFIKRFPRKAIYGLGFLVLYPILAYALLHGGVPGLENVPTSQWGGLMLTLVIATVGIVGALPLGILLALGRRSKMPAVKVVCVTFIEFWRGVPLITVLFMSSVMLPLFLPEGMSFDKLLRAMIGVILFQSAYIAEVVRGGLQAIPKGQYEAAAAMGLGYWRAMGLVILPQALKLVIPGIVNTFIALFKDTSLVIIIGLFDLLNSVKQAAADPAWLGMATEGYVFAALVFWIFCFGMSRYSMHLERKLDTGHKR; encoded by the coding sequence GTGAATGCCCATGTTTTCAAACCCGACATGCCGCCACCGGTGAAAACCGTCGGCGTGCTCGCATGGATGCGTGCCAATCTGTTCTCCAGCTGGCTTAACACGCTGCTGACCCTGTTCGCCATCTACCTGGTGTGGCTGATCGTGCCGCCGTTGCTGCAGTGGGCGTTCATCGACGCCAACTGGGTCGGCACCACCCGCGCCGACTGCACCAAGGAGGGCGCCTGCTGGGTGTTCGTGCAGCAGCGCTTCGGCCAGTTCATGTATGGCTACTACCCGACCGAACTGCGCTGGCGCGTGGACCTGACCGTGTGGCTTGCGGTGCTGGGGGCCGCGCCATTGTTCATCAAGCGTTTCCCGCGCAAGGCTATCTACGGCCTGGGCTTCCTGGTGCTGTACCCGATCCTGGCCTACGCGCTGCTGCATGGCGGCGTGCCGGGCCTGGAGAATGTGCCGACCAGCCAGTGGGGCGGGCTGATGCTGACCCTGGTGATCGCCACTGTGGGGATCGTCGGTGCCTTGCCGCTGGGCATCCTGCTGGCCCTGGGGCGGCGCTCGAAGATGCCGGCGGTAAAGGTGGTGTGTGTCACCTTCATCGAGTTCTGGCGCGGCGTGCCGCTGATCACCGTGCTGTTCATGTCATCGGTGATGCTGCCGTTGTTCCTGCCTGAGGGCATGAGCTTCGACAAGCTGCTGCGGGCGATGATCGGCGTGATCCTGTTCCAGTCGGCGTACATCGCCGAGGTGGTGCGTGGCGGCCTGCAGGCCATCCCCAAGGGCCAGTACGAAGCGGCCGCAGCGATGGGCCTGGGCTACTGGCGGGCGATGGGCCTGGTGATCCTGCCGCAGGCGCTCAAGCTGGTGATCCCCGGCATCGTCAACACCTTCATCGCCCTGTTCAAGGACACCAGCCTGGTGATCATCATCGGCCTGTTCGACCTGCTGAACAGCGTCAAGCAAGCCGCCGCCGACCCGGCCTGGCTGGGTATGGCCACCGAGGGCTACGTGTTCGCTGCCCTGGTGTTCTGGATTTTCTGTTTCGGTATGTCCCGCTACTCCATGCACCTGGAGCGCAA